In one Parageobacillus genomosp. 1 genomic region, the following are encoded:
- a CDS encoding M20 family metallopeptidase, with product MTNEEIKRLVDEVKEEVIAWRRHLHANPELSFQEEKTAQFVYDTLQSFDNLELSRPTKTSVMARLIGHQPGRVVAIRADMDALPIQEENTFEFASKNPGVMHACGHDGHTAMLLGTAKILSKLRDQIKGEVRFLFQHAEELHPGGAEEMVQAGVMDGVDVVIGTHLWSPLERGKIGIVYGPMMAAPDRFFIRIHGKGGHAAMPHQTIDAIAIGAQVVTNLQYIVSRNVDPLEPLVVSVTQFVAGTTHNVIPGSVEIQGTVRSFDKTLRENVPKLMERIIKGITEAHGATYEFEFEYGYRPVINNDEVTRVIEETVREVLGEEAIDHIKPNMGGEDFSAFMQKAPGSFFYVGAGNKEKGIIYPHHHPRFTIDEDALEIGVRLFVHAAFKLLAEAP from the coding sequence ATGACGAACGAAGAAATCAAACGGCTTGTCGATGAAGTGAAAGAAGAAGTGATTGCCTGGCGCCGCCATTTGCATGCGAATCCAGAGCTGTCGTTTCAAGAAGAAAAAACGGCACAATTCGTGTATGACACGCTGCAATCGTTTGACAATTTAGAACTTTCGCGGCCAACCAAAACAAGTGTGATGGCGCGGCTGATCGGGCATCAGCCGGGGAGAGTGGTGGCGATTCGTGCCGATATGGACGCGCTTCCGATTCAAGAAGAAAACACGTTTGAGTTTGCCTCGAAAAACCCAGGTGTGATGCATGCGTGCGGGCATGACGGACATACGGCAATGTTATTGGGGACGGCGAAAATTCTTTCCAAACTGCGCGATCAAATCAAAGGGGAAGTCCGTTTTCTTTTCCAACACGCCGAAGAATTACATCCAGGCGGCGCGGAAGAAATGGTGCAGGCCGGCGTTATGGACGGCGTCGATGTCGTAATCGGCACCCATCTTTGGTCGCCGCTTGAGCGCGGCAAAATTGGCATTGTGTATGGACCGATGATGGCGGCACCAGACCGCTTTTTCATCCGCATCCATGGCAAAGGCGGACACGCGGCGATGCCGCACCAAACGATTGACGCGATTGCGATCGGTGCCCAAGTGGTAACCAACTTGCAGTATATCGTTTCGCGCAATGTCGATCCGCTTGAGCCGCTGGTTGTGTCGGTGACGCAATTTGTTGCGGGCACGACGCATAACGTCATTCCGGGAAGCGTCGAAATTCAAGGAACGGTGCGCAGTTTTGATAAAACACTAAGGGAAAACGTGCCGAAATTAATGGAACGGATTATTAAAGGCATTACCGAGGCGCACGGCGCGACGTATGAATTTGAATTCGAATACGGCTACCGCCCAGTCATTAACAACGACGAAGTGACTCGCGTGATTGAGGAAACGGTACGCGAAGTGCTTGGCGAAGAAGCGATTGACCATATAAAGCCGAATATGGGGGGCGAAGACTTTTCTGCTTTCATGCAAAAAGCGCCGGGAAGCTTCTTCTATGTCGGCGCGGGAAACAAAGAAAAAGGTATCATCTATCCGCATCACCATCCGCGTTTTACGATCGATGAAGATGCATTAGAAATTGGCGTGCGCCTATTTGTCCATGCGGCATTTAAATTATTGGCGGAAGCCCCGTAA
- a CDS encoding VOC family protein, with translation MRFTRVHHIAIICSDYERSKHFYTNILGFRVIHEQYREERRSYKLDLQVGDHTQIELFSFEDPPKRPSYPEACGLRHLALEVENIEEAAAYLHTHGIATEPIRVDPITGKRFTFFCDPDELPIELYER, from the coding sequence ATGCGCTTCACTCGCGTTCACCATATCGCCATTATTTGTTCCGACTATGAACGGTCGAAACATTTTTATACGAACATTCTCGGATTCCGCGTCATTCATGAACAGTATCGGGAGGAACGCCGCTCGTACAAATTGGATTTGCAAGTCGGCGACCATACACAAATCGAACTGTTTTCCTTTGAAGACCCGCCGAAGCGGCCAAGCTATCCGGAAGCATGCGGGCTGCGCCATCTCGCTTTGGAAGTCGAAAATATCGAGGAAGCAGCCGCCTATTTGCATACGCATGGCATCGCGACGGAGCCAATCCGCGTCGACCCGATTACGGGGAAACGGTTCACGTTTTTTTGCGATCCGGATGAATTGCCGATTGAGCTGTATGAGCGGTAA
- a CDS encoding sodium:solute symporter, whose product MNAALVIIFAFLLLSLYLGVQARKGKDMNLEQWTVGGRGFGTIFVFLLMAGEIYTTFTFLGGSGWAYGKGGPTFYIIAYGCLAYVLSYWMLPKVWKYAKEHQLMSQSDFFVSKYNSPLLGVLVSLVGVVALIPYLVLQLKGLGIIVSQASYGTISSTTAIWIGVLSVTVYVMISGIHGSAWTAVVKDIMILVVAVFLGLYLPFHYYGGIQPMFEAIEQAKPGFLVLPDKGMSVSWFISTVLLTVLGFYMWPHTFGSIYSAKSANVFRKNAMILPLYQLVLLFVFFVGFAAILQIPHLEGSDADLALLRLSIQTFDPWVVGLIGAAGLLTAMVPGSMILMTASTLLAKNVYKVFSPSATDEQVAKLAKYLVPVIALVSLYFTFRGGNTIVALLLMGYSLVTQLFPSFVLSLMKNNFVTKQGAFAGIIAGVATVAYITLSGSSIGTLFPSLPQVVQDLNVGIIALIVNIVVTVVVSWIPTRSVSVDTEKSVM is encoded by the coding sequence ATGAATGCGGCATTGGTGATTATTTTCGCTTTCCTGTTGCTTTCCCTCTATTTAGGGGTGCAAGCGCGCAAAGGAAAAGATATGAACTTGGAACAGTGGACGGTCGGCGGCCGCGGGTTTGGCACGATCTTTGTCTTTCTTCTCATGGCCGGCGAAATTTATACGACATTTACTTTTTTAGGTGGAAGCGGTTGGGCTTACGGCAAAGGGGGGCCGACGTTTTACATTATCGCCTATGGCTGCTTGGCGTATGTGCTGTCATATTGGATGCTTCCAAAAGTATGGAAATATGCGAAAGAGCATCAGCTTATGTCCCAATCTGACTTTTTCGTTAGCAAATACAACAGCCCGCTGTTAGGGGTGCTCGTTTCCCTAGTCGGGGTGGTCGCGCTTATTCCGTATTTGGTGCTGCAGCTAAAAGGATTGGGCATTATCGTTTCTCAAGCTTCATACGGCACGATTTCGTCGACGACGGCGATATGGATCGGTGTTCTTTCCGTTACAGTGTACGTGATGATTTCGGGCATCCACGGCTCGGCGTGGACAGCGGTAGTGAAAGATATCATGATTTTAGTTGTTGCGGTCTTTTTAGGTCTTTATCTTCCATTCCATTATTACGGCGGAATTCAGCCGATGTTTGAAGCGATTGAACAAGCAAAACCAGGGTTTCTCGTATTGCCGGATAAAGGCATGAGCGTGTCTTGGTTTATTTCCACCGTGCTGTTAACGGTTCTTGGTTTTTATATGTGGCCGCATACGTTCGGTTCGATTTATTCGGCGAAAAGCGCCAACGTTTTTCGGAAAAATGCGATGATTTTGCCTCTTTATCAGTTAGTGCTGCTATTTGTCTTTTTTGTCGGCTTTGCGGCGATTTTGCAAATTCCGCATTTGGAAGGCTCCGATGCCGATCTGGCGTTATTGCGCTTGTCCATTCAAACGTTTGACCCTTGGGTCGTCGGGCTGATCGGCGCAGCGGGGCTGTTGACGGCAATGGTCCCGGGTTCGATGATCTTAATGACGGCGTCGACGTTGCTTGCGAAAAACGTCTATAAAGTGTTTTCTCCTTCCGCTACCGATGAGCAGGTCGCGAAACTGGCGAAATATCTCGTCCCTGTCATTGCGTTAGTTTCGTTATATTTCACGTTCCGCGGCGGAAATACGATCGTCGCTTTGCTTCTCATGGGATATAGCCTCGTGACGCAGTTGTTCCCGTCGTTTGTGCTCAGCCTGATGAAAAACAATTTTGTGACGAAACAAGGAGCGTTTGCCGGTATTATCGCTGGGGTTGCGACAGTTGCCTATATTACATTATCCGGCAGCAGCATCGGCACGTTGTTCCCTTCCTTGCCACAGGTGGTGCAAGATCTGAATGTGGGAATTATCGCGTTGATTGTGAATATCGTTGTCACGGTGGTCGTAAGCTGGATTCCGACCCGCTCTGTCAGCGTTGACACGGAAAAAAGCGTGATGTAG
- a CDS encoding DUF3789 domain-containing protein encodes MISFIAGMFVGSLVMLVIMSMMFVAKQADEQSANWQKK; translated from the coding sequence ATGATTTCGTTCATCGCTGGAATGTTTGTCGGATCGCTTGTCATGCTTGTTATTATGAGCATGATGTTTGTCGCCAAACAGGCGGACGAGCAGAGCGCCAATTGGCAGAAGAAATGA
- the pdhA gene encoding pyruvate dehydrogenase (acetyl-transferring) E1 component subunit alpha, which translates to MFDQNELQFEMVQLLDENGNGDEQELASFSDEFLVTLYRWMRKARVIDERLLKMQRQGRIGTYAPFSGQEAAQIGSVMALRKDDWIFPSYREIAACLVHGLPLAQIFQYVRGRVIGKRMPDDLNIFPIQIIIGAQTLHATGCAWATKLKGETQVSVCYFGDGATSEGDFHEALNFAAVYRVPVIFFCQNNHYAISVPVHKQTASRTIAQKALAYGMKGVLVDGNDALAVYKTMKQAVEAARNGEGPMLIEALTYRLGPHTTADDPTKYRNAEEVEQWKRKKDPLHRLRVLLEKRGLWTEAQEEAWVAQVNEEVTAAYEEATANETGSLVDIFDYVYGKPSKLLQEQQQEVARRKQRKEVK; encoded by the coding sequence ATGTTTGATCAAAACGAATTGCAATTTGAGATGGTGCAGCTGCTTGATGAAAATGGGAATGGGGATGAACAAGAGCTGGCGTCTTTTTCCGATGAGTTTCTCGTGACGCTGTATCGCTGGATGCGCAAGGCGAGAGTCATCGATGAGCGCCTGTTAAAAATGCAGCGGCAAGGGCGGATTGGTACATATGCGCCGTTTAGCGGCCAGGAGGCGGCGCAAATCGGCAGCGTGATGGCGCTACGCAAAGACGACTGGATTTTTCCAAGCTATCGGGAAATTGCCGCCTGCTTGGTGCACGGGCTGCCGCTTGCGCAAATTTTTCAATATGTCCGCGGCCGTGTCATAGGCAAAAGAATGCCGGACGATTTAAATATTTTTCCGATTCAAATCATTATCGGTGCGCAGACGCTCCACGCGACAGGATGCGCCTGGGCGACGAAGCTGAAAGGGGAAACGCAAGTATCGGTCTGTTATTTTGGCGACGGTGCGACATCGGAAGGAGACTTCCATGAAGCGCTGAACTTTGCCGCTGTCTATCGAGTGCCGGTCATTTTCTTCTGCCAAAACAATCACTATGCGATCAGCGTTCCGGTGCATAAACAGACAGCGAGCCGGACGATCGCGCAAAAAGCGCTTGCCTACGGCATGAAAGGCGTGCTGGTCGACGGCAACGACGCACTTGCCGTGTACAAAACGATGAAACAAGCGGTGGAGGCAGCGCGCAACGGCGAAGGGCCGATGCTGATTGAGGCGCTGACGTATCGCTTAGGGCCGCATACGACAGCGGACGATCCGACGAAATACCGCAATGCCGAAGAAGTAGAGCAATGGAAGCGGAAAAAGGATCCGCTTCACCGCCTGCGGGTGTTGCTAGAGAAGCGCGGACTGTGGACGGAAGCGCAAGAGGAAGCATGGGTGGCGCAAGTGAATGAGGAAGTGACGGCGGCGTATGAGGAAGCGACGGCGAACGAAACCGGATCGCTTGTCGATATATTTGACTACGTATACGGTAAGCCAAGCAAGCTCTTACAAGAGCAGCAACAAGAAGTCGCGCGGCGGAAACAGCGGAAAGAGGTGAAGTAA
- the rbsK gene encoding ribokinase, which produces MTTPVITVIGSINMDLVTIASRFPAQGETILGEEFHLIPGGKGANQAVAAARLGAEVHMIGAVGADAFGNELVRALEREGVNVDHIKKVSDHGTGIASITISEQDNRIIVVPGANHSLLPEDIERYESVIANSDACVLQLEIPMPVVQRAVSLAKKHRVRVILNPAPAQPLPRELVEKVDFLTPNEHERNIIFENIDAAAFADKVIVTEGARGVTIQKDGKPMLIPGFRVPVVDTTGAGDTFNGALAVALSKGMKLEEACRFANAAAALSVTKLGAQGGMPTEEEVKRFLREKA; this is translated from the coding sequence ATGACAACCCCAGTCATTACCGTCATCGGCAGCATCAATATGGACCTTGTCACCATCGCCTCTCGCTTTCCGGCGCAAGGCGAAACGATTTTAGGCGAGGAATTCCACCTTATCCCGGGCGGAAAAGGCGCCAACCAAGCGGTGGCGGCCGCACGTCTTGGCGCGGAGGTACATATGATTGGCGCGGTCGGAGCGGATGCGTTCGGCAACGAGTTAGTCCGCGCTTTAGAGCGGGAAGGAGTGAATGTAGATCACATAAAAAAAGTTTCCGATCATGGGACGGGCATTGCATCTATTACCATTTCCGAACAGGATAACCGCATCATTGTCGTTCCAGGGGCGAACCACTCCCTTCTTCCAGAAGATATCGAACGCTATGAGTCGGTCATTGCCAACAGCGATGCTTGTGTGCTCCAGCTGGAAATTCCGATGCCTGTAGTCCAAAGGGCGGTTTCGCTTGCGAAAAAACATCGTGTCCGCGTCATTTTAAACCCGGCGCCGGCGCAGCCGCTGCCACGGGAGTTAGTGGAGAAAGTGGATTTTCTTACGCCAAATGAGCATGAGCGAAACATTATTTTCGAAAACATTGACGCTGCAGCGTTTGCCGATAAAGTGATCGTCACCGAAGGGGCGCGCGGGGTGACGATTCAAAAAGATGGGAAACCAATGCTTATTCCGGGTTTCCGCGTTCCGGTCGTCGATACGACAGGAGCGGGCGATACGTTTAACGGCGCGCTCGCCGTTGCTCTAAGCAAAGGAATGAAGCTGGAAGAAGCGTGCCGGTTTGCCAACGCGGCGGCGGCACTATCGGTCACGAAGCTTGGTGCCCAGGGCGGCATGCCGACGGAGGAAGAAGTGAAACGGTTTTTGCGGGAAAAAGCGTAA
- a CDS encoding VanZ family protein, translating to MKTNIQRWVPVIIWCIAIYCFSEFSFFTGENTKRILHMILSYLPFGGGEEEGPSLLNFIVRKLAHLTEFGILAVLVWRALAPKRTAYVGAWLFATVYAMTDEWHQSFEPGRTATPKDVAIDSCGALLAIIGVFLYTHWTKKRHDSVKHDVF from the coding sequence ATGAAGACAAATATACAACGCTGGGTCCCGGTCATCATTTGGTGCATCGCCATTTACTGCTTTAGCGAATTTTCTTTTTTTACTGGAGAGAATACAAAACGCATTTTACATATGATCCTGTCGTACTTGCCGTTTGGCGGTGGTGAAGAGGAAGGACCGTCTTTGTTGAATTTTATTGTGCGGAAGCTGGCGCATTTGACCGAATTTGGCATATTGGCGGTGCTTGTCTGGCGGGCGCTGGCGCCGAAGCGGACGGCGTATGTCGGTGCCTGGCTGTTTGCGACGGTGTATGCGATGACGGATGAATGGCATCAATCGTTTGAGCCGGGGCGTACCGCTACGCCGAAAGACGTGGCGATTGACTCGTGCGGCGCGCTTTTGGCCATTATTGGCGTTTTTCTTTATACGCATTGGACGAAAAAGAGGCATGATTCGGTGAAACACGACGTATTTTAA
- a CDS encoding Gfo/Idh/MocA family protein — protein MIRFATIGTNWITEAFIGAAREVEDFSLAAVYSRTEEKAREFAQKTGAARAFTDLEELAKSKEIDAVYIASPNSLHAEQAIFLMNHGKHVLCEKPLASNEKEVKAMIESARRNGVVLMEAMKTTLLPNFQAIRQHLHKLGKIRRYFASYCQYSSRYDAYKQGTVLNAFNPAFSNGALMDIGVYCIYPMVVLFGKPNRLQASSLKLESGVDGEGTIIFTYEEMDAVVMYSKITNSYLPAEIQGEDGSMLIDAIHTPTKVEIRYRDGRIEDITVPQEKHPMYYEAKEFIELIKNGKRESEVNSHEHSLLTIALMEEARKQTGIVFPADQ, from the coding sequence ATGATTCGATTTGCCACCATCGGCACGAACTGGATTACAGAGGCATTTATTGGAGCAGCTAGAGAAGTAGAAGATTTCTCCCTCGCCGCCGTATATTCGCGGACGGAGGAGAAAGCGCGGGAATTTGCGCAAAAAACAGGGGCAGCGCGTGCGTTTACCGACCTAGAGGAACTGGCGAAAAGCAAGGAGATCGACGCCGTCTATATCGCCAGCCCGAATTCCCTGCACGCCGAACAGGCGATTTTCCTCATGAACCACGGCAAACATGTGCTGTGCGAAAAACCGCTCGCATCGAACGAAAAAGAAGTCAAGGCGATGATCGAGTCGGCGCGGCGCAACGGCGTCGTGTTGATGGAAGCGATGAAAACGACGCTGCTTCCGAACTTTCAGGCAATCCGCCAGCACTTACATAAACTTGGCAAAATCCGCCGCTATTTTGCGAGCTACTGCCAATATTCGTCGCGCTATGACGCGTATAAACAAGGCACCGTCTTAAATGCGTTCAACCCTGCCTTTTCCAACGGCGCGTTAATGGATATCGGCGTCTATTGCATTTACCCGATGGTCGTTTTGTTTGGAAAACCAAACCGCCTGCAAGCCAGCAGCTTGAAGCTCGAATCAGGCGTGGATGGCGAAGGGACGATTATCTTTACTTATGAGGAGATGGACGCCGTCGTCATGTACTCGAAAATTACGAACTCCTATCTGCCTGCAGAAATTCAAGGAGAAGACGGAAGCATGCTCATCGACGCGATCCACACGCCGACGAAAGTGGAAATCCGCTACCGCGACGGACGTATAGAAGACATTACCGTTCCGCAAGAGAAACATCCGATGTATTATGAAGCGAAAGAATTTATCGAGCTGATCAAAAACGGAAAACGCGAATCTGAAGTCAATTCGCATGAGCATTCGTTATTGACGATTGCCTTGATGGAAGAAGCCCGCAAACAAACAGGAATCGTGTTTCCTGCGGACCAATAA
- a CDS encoding dihydrolipoamide acetyltransferase family protein, giving the protein MRYEFKLPDIGEGLHEAEIIRWLIQEGDEVAADQPIAEIQTDKAMVEITTPVAGKVVALAGPEGATVKVGEALIIVEQQGAGAVEAGAVHQQEAASMETIAEPAPPQRKKRVIAAPSVRKRAREMGVPIEEVEGSGEGGRVTLADLERYVKERESAAAAAAPALEAAVPQTVDGQETTAKEERIPIRGLRKKIAEKMVKSAYMAPHVTGMDEVDVTKLVEIRTSLAKQLEAESVKLTYLPFVIKAVTRALQEHPIFNAMVDEETNEIILKKEYHIGIATATKEGLVVPVIKHADQKSIRELAIEIAELSEKAHRHTLRIDELQGSTFTITSTGAGGGWFATPIINYPEVAILGVHAIKRRPVVIGDEIVIRDMMGMSLTFDHRVIDGEPAGRFMRTVARILEHPEQLLLDVR; this is encoded by the coding sequence ATGCGCTATGAATTTAAACTGCCCGATATTGGTGAAGGATTGCATGAAGCGGAGATTATCCGCTGGTTGATTCAAGAGGGGGACGAGGTGGCGGCTGACCAGCCGATTGCCGAAATTCAAACGGATAAGGCGATGGTGGAAATAACAACACCGGTGGCCGGGAAAGTGGTGGCGCTCGCCGGACCGGAAGGCGCGACGGTGAAAGTGGGGGAGGCGCTCATTATCGTCGAGCAACAAGGGGCTGGCGCGGTAGAAGCAGGCGCTGTCCACCAACAGGAAGCCGCAAGCATGGAAACGATCGCGGAGCCTGCGCCGCCGCAGCGGAAAAAACGGGTCATTGCCGCGCCGTCCGTACGCAAGCGGGCGCGGGAAATGGGCGTTCCGATTGAAGAAGTAGAAGGAAGCGGCGAAGGAGGCAGGGTGACGCTCGCCGATTTAGAACGGTATGTCAAAGAACGGGAGTCGGCGGCCGCTGCGGCTGCTCCGGCGTTGGAAGCCGCCGTGCCGCAAACAGTTGATGGGCAAGAGACCACCGCCAAAGAAGAACGCATTCCGATTCGCGGGCTGCGCAAAAAAATCGCCGAGAAAATGGTGAAGTCCGCCTATATGGCTCCGCATGTGACCGGAATGGACGAAGTCGATGTCACGAAGCTGGTGGAAATCCGCACCAGCCTCGCCAAACAGCTCGAAGCCGAATCGGTCAAGCTGACGTATTTGCCGTTTGTCATTAAAGCGGTGACGCGGGCGCTGCAGGAGCATCCGATTTTTAACGCCATGGTGGATGAAGAAACGAACGAAATTATTTTAAAGAAAGAGTACCATATCGGCATTGCGACGGCGACGAAAGAAGGGCTCGTCGTTCCTGTCATTAAGCATGCGGATCAAAAATCGATTCGCGAGCTGGCGATCGAGATTGCCGAGCTTTCCGAAAAAGCGCATCGCCATACGCTGCGCATCGATGAGCTGCAAGGAAGCACTTTTACGATTACAAGCACCGGCGCGGGCGGCGGCTGGTTCGCGACGCCGATCATTAACTATCCGGAAGTGGCGATTTTAGGCGTCCATGCGATTAAGCGCAGACCGGTCGTCATCGGGGATGAGATTGTGATCCGCGATATGATGGGGATGTCGCTGACGTTTGACCATCGCGTTATTGACGGTGAACCAGCCGGACGGTTTATGCGGACGGTTGCGCGCATTTTAGAACATCCGGAACAGCTGTTATTAGATGTTCGCTAA
- a CDS encoding Zn-dependent hydrolase, translating to MIQEERLWQRLMELGGIGRQPTGGITRLSFTKEERAAKEKVASYMKEAGLFVYEDAAGNLIGRKEGKDKDAPVVLVGSHLDSVYNGGIFDGPLGVLAAVEVVQTMNENGVNTKHPIEVVAFTDEEGARFRFGMIGSRAMAGTLSAEALYYQDANGVSVAAAMQEAGLNPHDIRKAARKPGSVKAYVELHIEQGRVLEEANLPVGIVTGIAGLVWVKFTVEGKAEHAGATPMPLRRDPLVAAAQIIEVIEQEAKKTGTTVGTVGQLHVFPGGINIIPERVEFVLDLRDLDAAVRDRVLQSVTERAQHIGRERNVRVTTERLQEMPPVLCSELVQNAAKAACQTLGFDVFTLPSGAAHDGVQLAKLCPIGMIFVRSQDGVSHSPDEWSTKEDCATGANVLYHTVLRLATGE from the coding sequence GTGATTCAGGAAGAACGGCTTTGGCAGCGACTCATGGAATTAGGGGGAATTGGCCGGCAGCCGACGGGCGGGATTACGCGTTTGTCGTTTACGAAAGAGGAGCGCGCGGCAAAAGAAAAGGTTGCTTCTTATATGAAAGAGGCGGGGCTTTTTGTCTATGAAGATGCGGCCGGAAACTTGATCGGACGGAAAGAGGGAAAAGACAAAGACGCGCCGGTCGTGCTTGTCGGCTCTCATCTTGATTCGGTGTATAACGGCGGCATATTTGACGGCCCGCTTGGCGTACTGGCCGCCGTGGAAGTAGTGCAGACGATGAACGAAAACGGGGTGAACACGAAGCATCCGATTGAGGTTGTTGCATTTACCGATGAAGAAGGGGCACGCTTTCGCTTCGGGATGATCGGCAGCCGTGCTATGGCGGGGACATTGTCAGCAGAAGCGCTATATTATCAGGATGCAAATGGTGTGTCAGTCGCCGCAGCGATGCAAGAAGCGGGGCTCAATCCGCATGACATCAGAAAGGCAGCGCGAAAACCAGGATCGGTCAAAGCGTATGTCGAGCTACATATCGAACAAGGACGGGTGCTCGAAGAAGCGAATCTTCCAGTTGGCATCGTCACCGGCATTGCCGGACTCGTTTGGGTCAAATTTACGGTCGAAGGAAAAGCGGAACATGCAGGAGCGACGCCGATGCCGCTGCGCCGTGATCCGCTTGTGGCGGCAGCCCAAATCATTGAAGTGATCGAGCAAGAGGCGAAAAAAACGGGAACGACTGTCGGCACCGTCGGACAACTGCACGTCTTTCCGGGCGGCATTAACATCATTCCGGAGCGGGTCGAATTTGTTCTCGATTTGCGGGATTTGGACGCAGCGGTGCGCGATCGCGTTTTGCAATCGGTGACGGAGCGGGCGCAACACATCGGCAGGGAGCGGAATGTCCGCGTCACGACCGAACGGCTGCAAGAAATGCCGCCGGTATTATGTTCGGAATTGGTGCAAAACGCCGCCAAAGCGGCGTGCCAAACGCTTGGGTTCGATGTGTTTACCCTTCCGAGCGGCGCTGCGCACGACGGCGTGCAGCTTGCCAAGCTCTGCCCGATCGGAATGATTTTCGTCCGCTCGCAAGACGGGGTCAGCCATAGTCCGGACGAGTGGAGCACGAAGGAAGACTGCGCGACAGGTGCGAACGTTTTGTATCATACGGTGCTTCGTTTGGCGACGGGAGAATAA
- a CDS encoding DUF3311 domain-containing protein, whose protein sequence is MKGIRWLMVLPFLGILGGIPFANKVTPYVLGMPFILFWLVAWVIMTSIIMAIVYRFDPEVREEERT, encoded by the coding sequence ATGAAAGGAATTCGCTGGCTGATGGTGCTTCCGTTTCTTGGCATACTTGGCGGCATCCCGTTTGCCAATAAAGTGACTCCATATGTGCTTGGCATGCCGTTTATTCTTTTTTGGCTTGTCGCTTGGGTGATCATGACTTCCATCATCATGGCGATTGTCTACCGCTTTGATCCGGAAGTGCGGGAGGAGGAGCGTACATGA